The following proteins are co-located in the Luteolibacter rhizosphaerae genome:
- a CDS encoding outer membrane beta-barrel protein, translating to MKRSFLSTLAAASAIGAAQASLYHIQDEAQESIPLKWTAGVNLTWDDNVNPTATGVGANDDAVSVNPFVGLSFVSITPQTTLDVYARVGAIYYFDEPEALGSEDIYGQARAGVNLTHRFSERLRFSSRNHVSYELEPDYSYGYATSRQVGEYLYWQTDNSVGYRWSERLGTYTGFTLSGLDYDSSVPNADRFTWTVYNQFRYQLTEQTVLTADYRYSETSGDGLASDSTNHYLLGGVEHRFTPNTIMIARIGAQFREVDDVGADETTDPYAELAFNTRVNEQFMVRSFLRYGIEDYDTVVNVFPGPLVEFDSRQTLRIGVTGEYELSQALTIFGGVDYITTDYEDGRNAVTSAPVAASASEDIINAYVGVSLKFTENLYGNVSYNYTDSSSDLPNRSYDRNRVNLGVRAEF from the coding sequence ATGAAACGCAGCTTCCTTTCCACGCTCGCCGCGGCTTCGGCCATCGGTGCCGCTCAGGCCAGCCTTTACCACATCCAGGACGAAGCTCAGGAGAGCATTCCCCTCAAGTGGACCGCGGGCGTGAACCTGACTTGGGATGACAACGTGAATCCCACCGCCACCGGAGTGGGTGCTAATGACGATGCCGTCAGCGTCAATCCCTTCGTCGGCCTCTCCTTCGTTTCCATCACCCCGCAGACGACCTTGGACGTCTACGCCCGTGTTGGCGCGATCTACTACTTCGACGAGCCCGAGGCTCTCGGTTCCGAAGACATCTACGGCCAAGCCCGTGCCGGTGTGAACCTGACGCACCGCTTCAGCGAGCGTCTCCGTTTCTCCAGCCGTAATCACGTCTCCTATGAATTGGAGCCGGATTACTCCTACGGCTACGCCACCTCCCGCCAAGTGGGTGAATACCTCTACTGGCAGACCGACAACTCCGTCGGTTACCGCTGGTCCGAGCGTCTGGGCACCTACACCGGCTTCACGCTGTCGGGACTGGATTACGATTCCTCCGTGCCGAACGCCGACCGCTTCACATGGACGGTCTATAACCAGTTCCGCTATCAGCTCACCGAGCAGACCGTGCTCACGGCTGACTACCGCTACTCGGAAACCTCCGGTGACGGCCTCGCTTCCGACTCCACCAACCACTACCTGCTTGGTGGTGTGGAACACCGCTTCACCCCGAACACGATCATGATCGCCCGTATCGGTGCTCAGTTCCGCGAGGTGGATGACGTCGGTGCCGATGAGACGACCGATCCTTACGCCGAACTCGCCTTCAACACCCGCGTGAACGAGCAGTTCATGGTGCGCTCCTTCCTGCGCTACGGGATCGAAGATTACGACACCGTCGTGAACGTCTTCCCGGGTCCTTTGGTTGAATTCGATTCCCGCCAGACGCTCCGTATCGGTGTGACAGGCGAATACGAGCTCTCCCAGGCGCTCACCATCTTCGGTGGTGTTGACTACATCACCACCGACTACGAAGACGGTCGTAACGCGGTTACCAGTGCACCCGTCGCTGCCTCCGCTTCCGAGGACATCATCAACGCCTACGTGGGCGTCTCGCTGAAGTTCACCGAGAACCTCTACGGCAACGTGTCCTACAACTACACCGACTCCAGCTCCGACCTGCCGAACCGCAGCTACGACCGGAATCGCGTCAACCTCGGTGTTCGTGCCGAGTTCTGA
- a CDS encoding GumC family protein, with product MNQSSHSSEANLHAIDYWQVIKNRYGVILLTFLLVFMTALVITYVMPKKYESKAVVQVRPKTGGSLVLPGQADSGRLSLDNGQTFFPTEFEVIRAQKTLDTAIERLDLVGRWGSDVDSVRRTLRGIVDAQNIRGTSLIEIRVRYNDPKDAQAIAKAVSEAYRERRTKIQAEYAEEALDQLRRAVVAQEDVVEDKRKLLSQIIRQGKIIPEGHTPGVRGGGGGGYTADDSAEDAQRSFAALEQEKIALESQIETLLKYDGPQLMAYAAGLSLPDNIIPVLLPQFQEAKRNYDAAQSSGLGIRHPRMISQAKVLEGMEADLVEAAANLRETLKAKLELSKEQLARLEQRMNQKKDEAIKAGLEGQGYSDAQADFESAQSLLEQLKLKQINDEMAGKVFEDPIIIHEEPTLSQVPVSPNVTLNLALGAVVGLIFGVGVAFFLEYLDTSVKSLEDVERYLQVPVLAVIPKDVGVLYKQSGMSPDAEAYRILRTNIEFNRKNPEDNAITVVSGGAGEGKSTTLVNLAYICAQGGYTTLMIDADLRRPRLHTFFDINNSVGLTNYLTTELMLEDVILQTPVDNLYFMPSGILPADAAGILNSRRMSELIQDVKQRFDLVLVDSPPILGVSDASVLASEVDLTMIVVQHRKLPRNMLLRVKQAVENVGGHVIGVVLNNVDVRSDSQYQYYTSYYTYYAPAESQPIPSGSQSSASPTSPQPRAARPAKKDDKQDLY from the coding sequence ATGAACCAATCGTCCCACTCGTCGGAGGCCAATCTCCACGCCATTGATTACTGGCAGGTCATCAAGAACCGCTACGGCGTGATCCTCCTGACCTTCCTTCTCGTGTTCATGACAGCTCTGGTCATCACCTATGTGATGCCGAAGAAGTATGAAAGTAAGGCGGTCGTGCAGGTCCGACCGAAGACCGGAGGTAGCTTGGTCCTTCCAGGGCAAGCCGATTCCGGCCGCCTCTCCCTCGATAACGGGCAGACCTTCTTCCCGACCGAGTTCGAAGTGATCCGCGCCCAGAAGACCCTGGATACCGCCATTGAACGGCTCGATCTCGTGGGCCGATGGGGATCCGATGTCGACTCCGTCCGCCGCACCCTCCGTGGGATCGTGGATGCCCAGAACATTCGCGGCACTTCGTTGATCGAAATCCGGGTCCGCTACAATGATCCGAAAGATGCTCAAGCGATCGCCAAGGCGGTGTCCGAGGCCTACCGCGAACGTCGTACCAAGATCCAGGCGGAGTATGCCGAAGAGGCTTTGGATCAACTTCGCCGTGCCGTTGTTGCTCAGGAAGATGTGGTGGAAGACAAGCGCAAGCTGCTTTCACAGATCATCCGTCAGGGTAAGATCATTCCCGAAGGCCATACTCCCGGAGTCCGGGGAGGCGGCGGGGGCGGTTATACCGCGGACGACAGCGCCGAGGACGCACAGCGTAGCTTCGCTGCCTTGGAACAAGAGAAGATCGCGTTGGAGAGCCAGATCGAAACGCTGCTCAAGTACGACGGCCCTCAACTCATGGCCTATGCCGCAGGCCTTAGCCTGCCGGACAACATCATTCCCGTCCTGCTCCCCCAGTTCCAAGAGGCGAAGCGAAACTACGACGCCGCCCAGAGCTCCGGCTTGGGCATCCGTCACCCGCGCATGATCTCGCAAGCGAAGGTGCTTGAAGGCATGGAAGCGGACTTGGTGGAGGCCGCGGCAAATCTGCGCGAAACGCTCAAGGCAAAACTCGAACTGTCCAAGGAACAGCTTGCCCGCCTCGAGCAGCGCATGAATCAGAAGAAAGACGAGGCGATCAAAGCCGGTCTTGAAGGCCAAGGGTACAGCGATGCTCAAGCCGACTTTGAAAGCGCCCAAAGCCTTCTCGAGCAGCTCAAGCTGAAGCAGATCAACGACGAGATGGCTGGCAAGGTCTTCGAAGATCCGATCATCATTCATGAAGAGCCGACCCTTTCCCAAGTTCCGGTAAGCCCGAATGTGACCCTCAACCTCGCCCTCGGCGCGGTGGTTGGGCTCATCTTCGGTGTGGGCGTGGCCTTCTTCCTTGAGTATCTCGATACCTCGGTGAAGTCGCTCGAAGACGTCGAACGCTACCTGCAAGTGCCGGTGCTCGCCGTGATTCCAAAGGACGTCGGCGTGCTCTACAAGCAGAGCGGCATGAGCCCGGATGCGGAGGCCTATCGCATCTTGCGCACGAACATCGAGTTCAACCGCAAGAACCCCGAGGACAACGCCATCACGGTGGTTTCCGGTGGAGCAGGCGAAGGCAAGTCGACGACTCTGGTCAATCTCGCCTACATCTGTGCCCAGGGCGGTTACACCACCCTGATGATCGACGCCGACCTCCGTCGTCCGCGTCTCCACACCTTCTTCGACATCAACAATTCGGTCGGTCTGACCAACTATCTGACCACCGAACTGATGCTGGAAGATGTGATCCTGCAGACTCCGGTGGATAACCTCTACTTCATGCCCTCCGGCATCCTGCCGGCGGATGCCGCAGGGATCTTGAACTCACGCCGCATGTCGGAACTCATCCAGGACGTGAAGCAGCGCTTCGACCTGGTGTTGGTCGACTCCCCGCCCATCCTCGGCGTGAGCGATGCGTCCGTGCTCGCGAGCGAAGTGGACCTCACCATGATCGTGGTGCAGCACCGCAAGCTTCCCCGCAACATGCTCCTGCGCGTGAAGCAGGCAGTGGAGAACGTCGGTGGTCACGTCATCGGCGTGGTGCTGAACAACGTGGATGTCCGCAGCGACAGCCAGTATCAGTACTATACCAGCTACTACACCTACTATGCTCCCGCGGAATCCCAGCCGATTCCGTCCGGCAGCCAGTCCAGTGCCTCGCCTACATCCCCGCAGCCGCGCGCAGCACGCCCGGCTAAGAAGGACGACAAGCAAGACCTCTACTAA